The following proteins are encoded in a genomic region of Brachypodium distachyon strain Bd21 chromosome 1, Brachypodium_distachyon_v3.0, whole genome shotgun sequence:
- the LOC100821170 gene encoding uncharacterized protein LOC100821170 isoform X2 — protein MDGATATATDAGRPLPRGSSCDVRNRQENYKENTSYQRSNDIRAHKERQSEWTKPGRVFNRNISRGGVTQEFRVVKDNRIKQKADGDTVPGSFHNGDSSSEHTVTNIGDKSSTEKLSDGHGTTQADNGHKVAAQAHGKEVKLSSDQRLEQSERMRTPLVGSHALQEKGKQNKELAAPSVTNNFTQELCCSSSDPIHVPPPGSRPVGTFGAIKREVGVVGARQRPSDIAATNISTSNSLATVTMVMKDNASSEHQSRLSVVPSKTSHSSSSVSLSSRPFLPSQVYSKPSIHVGHSKGNPHLEWKPKSVRPTSVNCAANVAPSSATSSADVHQVGMACLSKKLSQANVSKDERVIMPEHLKVPDNERTHLIFGTFESEAKSNASTSSPIATSKEGLDVHSSTRLTPLNSVRSSDEVRPGDQTDHVGSCATLPQSDVLSFSEHQQSSIVDIGPSPGVIGEYRTNEMISNKIAHSVPQPQYQDNYAVQNFKAYEPDSKYEMPFITKSIDGETVQTRSYPSEIMGLHPSNVNQLSVSSASQQPVPQMYQQVQVPQYPSFLPYRHVFSPYYVPPVAVPNYSSNPSFPQLPHASNYLVMPNGASHEIGSMKFGTPHQYKQVFPGSPAGYGSYANQSGYPVSNCIIGSTGAVEDASMSKYKDNNNMYTPNQQAETTDLWIQAHRDIPSMPTTPFYNMMGRPMSPHTAYLPAHNGHAPFNPAPHPAHLQFPGLPHPLQPTSMTMVQNPQSMVHQPAGNMGIDMAAMAPGAQAGAFPGAQVGAFQQNQLGHLGWAPPNY, from the exons ATGGacggcgccaccgccaccgctaCTGACGCCGGTCGCCCCTTGCCCCGCG GTTCTTCCTGTGATGTCAGAAATAGACAAGAAAATTACAAAGAG AACACAAGCTACCAACGGTCCAATGATATTAGGGCACATAAGGAAAGGCAATCAGAATGGACAAAACCTGGAAGAGTTTTCAATCGAAACATCAGTAGAGGAG GAGTTACTCAGGAGTTTCGTGTTGTGAAAGACAACCGAATTAAACAGAAGGCAGATGGTGATACTGTACCAGGATCATTTCACAACGGAGACTCTAGCAGTGAACATACAGTTACGAATATTGGAGACAAAAG CTCAACTGAAAAGTTGTCTGATGGACATGGAACAACTCAAGCTGACAATGGACACAAAGTTGCTGCTCAAGCCCATGGTAAAGAAGTCAAGCTATCTAGCGATCAACGCCTGGAACAATCTGAAAGGATGAGAACACCTTTGGTTGGTTCACATGCACTTCAGGAAAAgggcaaacaaaacaaagaactaGCTGCACCATCAGTGACAAATAATTTTACTCAAGAACTTTGCTGTTCTTCATCAGATCCAATCCATGTACCTCCTCCTGGATCTAGACCAGTTGGAACATTTGGTGCCATAAAGCGTGAAGTTGGAGTAGTTGGTGCTAGGCAACGGCCTTCTGATATTGCAGCAACAAACATATCTACTTCAAACAGCTTAGCCACAGTGACAATGGTGATGAAGGATAATGCTTCAAGTGAACATCAATCTAGATTATCTGTTGTCCCATCAAAAACCTCCCATTCCAGTTCATCTGTTTCATTGAGCAGTAGGCCATTTCTGCCAAGTCAAGTCTATTCGAAGCCAAGCATCCATGTTGGTCATTCAAAAG GTAACCCACATTTGGAGTGGAAGCCAAAATCAGTCCGCCCCACTTCTGTTAATTGTGCAGCTAATGTTGCACCTTCCAGTGCTACATCATCTGCTGATGTTCATCAGGTGGGCATGGCTTGTTTGTCTAAGAAGCTTTCACAAGCTAATGTGTCTAAAGATGAACGTGTCATCATGCCTGAACACCTCAAGGTACCTGACAATGAAAGAACACATCTTATCTTTGGCACTTTTGAATCTGAAGCCAAGTCGAATGCTTCTACATCATCACCTATTGCCACGAGTAAAGAAGGGTTGGATGTTCATTCTTCTACAAG ATTGACACCATTAAATTCTGTCAGATCAAGTGATGAAGTGCGTCCTGGTGACCAAACGGATCATGTTGGTTCTTGTGCCACACTTCCACAGTCAGATGTTCTTTCATTTTCTGAACACCAGCAGTCATCGATTGTTGACATTGGCCCGAGTCCTGGTGTTATTGGCGAGTACAGGACAAATGAGATGATTTCAAACAAGATTGCACATTCTGTGCCTCAACCCCAATATCAGGACAATTATGCTGTTCAGAACTTTAAG GCATACGAACCGGATTCTAAGTACGAGATGCCATTTATCACTAAATCTATTGATGGCGAAACAGTCCAAACTAGATCATATCCGTCGGAG ATCATGGGCTTACATCCTTCAAATGTCAATCAGTTATCTGTATCTTCAGCATCTCAACAACCAGTTCCCCAGATGTACCAACAGGTTCAAGTACCACAGTATCCAAGCTTTTTGCCGTATCGGCATGTTTTCTCTCCATATTACGTGCCTCCAGTGGCTGTCCCAAACTATTCAAGCAATCCTTCATTTCCTCAGTTGCCACATGCCAGCAACTACTTGGTAATGCCAAATGGAGCCTCTCATGAAATTGGCAGCATGAAGTTTGGAACTCCTCATCAGTACAAGCAAGTGTTCCCTGGCAGCCCTGCTGGATACGGTAGCTATGCAAATCAGAGTGGCTACCCTGTTAGTAACTGTATAATTGGCAGCACAGGTGCTGTTGAGGATGCCAGTATGAGTAAATACAAGGACAACAACAATATGTACACACCCAATCAACAG GCTGAAACAACGGATTTATGGATTCAGGCTCATAGGGACATTCCTAGCATGCCAACAACACCATTCTACAATATGATGGGACGACCAATGTCACCCCACACAGCATACTTGCCAGCACACAATGGTCATGCCCCTTTCAACCCAGCTCCACATCCTGCTCACTTGCAGTTCCCGGGCTTGCCACATCCATTGCAGCCTACATCGATGACCATGGTGCAGAATCCACAATCCATGGTACATCAGCCTGCTGGAAATATGGGCATTGATATGGCAGCCATGGCTCCTGGAGCTCAGGCTGGAGCATTTCCTGGAGCTCAGGTTGGTGCATTTCAGCAAAACCAACTCGGCCATCT
- the LOC100821170 gene encoding uncharacterized protein LOC100821170 isoform X1: protein MDGATATATDAGRPLPRGSSCDVRNRQENYKENTSYQRSNDIRAHKERQSEWTKPGRVFNRNISRGGYSRSSFSGVTQEFRVVKDNRIKQKADGDTVPGSFHNGDSSSEHTVTNIGDKSSTEKLSDGHGTTQADNGHKVAAQAHGKEVKLSSDQRLEQSERMRTPLVGSHALQEKGKQNKELAAPSVTNNFTQELCCSSSDPIHVPPPGSRPVGTFGAIKREVGVVGARQRPSDIAATNISTSNSLATVTMVMKDNASSEHQSRLSVVPSKTSHSSSSVSLSSRPFLPSQVYSKPSIHVGHSKGNPHLEWKPKSVRPTSVNCAANVAPSSATSSADVHQVGMACLSKKLSQANVSKDERVIMPEHLKVPDNERTHLIFGTFESEAKSNASTSSPIATSKEGLDVHSSTRLTPLNSVRSSDEVRPGDQTDHVGSCATLPQSDVLSFSEHQQSSIVDIGPSPGVIGEYRTNEMISNKIAHSVPQPQYQDNYAVQNFKAYEPDSKYEMPFITKSIDGETVQTRSYPSEIMGLHPSNVNQLSVSSASQQPVPQMYQQVQVPQYPSFLPYRHVFSPYYVPPVAVPNYSSNPSFPQLPHASNYLVMPNGASHEIGSMKFGTPHQYKQVFPGSPAGYGSYANQSGYPVSNCIIGSTGAVEDASMSKYKDNNNMYTPNQQAETTDLWIQAHRDIPSMPTTPFYNMMGRPMSPHTAYLPAHNGHAPFNPAPHPAHLQFPGLPHPLQPTSMTMVQNPQSMVHQPAGNMGIDMAAMAPGAQAGAFPGAQVGAFQQNQLGHLGWAPPNY, encoded by the exons ATGGacggcgccaccgccaccgctaCTGACGCCGGTCGCCCCTTGCCCCGCG GTTCTTCCTGTGATGTCAGAAATAGACAAGAAAATTACAAAGAG AACACAAGCTACCAACGGTCCAATGATATTAGGGCACATAAGGAAAGGCAATCAGAATGGACAAAACCTGGAAGAGTTTTCAATCGAAACATCAGTAGAGGAGGTTATTCTCGAAGTTCATTCTCTG GAGTTACTCAGGAGTTTCGTGTTGTGAAAGACAACCGAATTAAACAGAAGGCAGATGGTGATACTGTACCAGGATCATTTCACAACGGAGACTCTAGCAGTGAACATACAGTTACGAATATTGGAGACAAAAG CTCAACTGAAAAGTTGTCTGATGGACATGGAACAACTCAAGCTGACAATGGACACAAAGTTGCTGCTCAAGCCCATGGTAAAGAAGTCAAGCTATCTAGCGATCAACGCCTGGAACAATCTGAAAGGATGAGAACACCTTTGGTTGGTTCACATGCACTTCAGGAAAAgggcaaacaaaacaaagaactaGCTGCACCATCAGTGACAAATAATTTTACTCAAGAACTTTGCTGTTCTTCATCAGATCCAATCCATGTACCTCCTCCTGGATCTAGACCAGTTGGAACATTTGGTGCCATAAAGCGTGAAGTTGGAGTAGTTGGTGCTAGGCAACGGCCTTCTGATATTGCAGCAACAAACATATCTACTTCAAACAGCTTAGCCACAGTGACAATGGTGATGAAGGATAATGCTTCAAGTGAACATCAATCTAGATTATCTGTTGTCCCATCAAAAACCTCCCATTCCAGTTCATCTGTTTCATTGAGCAGTAGGCCATTTCTGCCAAGTCAAGTCTATTCGAAGCCAAGCATCCATGTTGGTCATTCAAAAG GTAACCCACATTTGGAGTGGAAGCCAAAATCAGTCCGCCCCACTTCTGTTAATTGTGCAGCTAATGTTGCACCTTCCAGTGCTACATCATCTGCTGATGTTCATCAGGTGGGCATGGCTTGTTTGTCTAAGAAGCTTTCACAAGCTAATGTGTCTAAAGATGAACGTGTCATCATGCCTGAACACCTCAAGGTACCTGACAATGAAAGAACACATCTTATCTTTGGCACTTTTGAATCTGAAGCCAAGTCGAATGCTTCTACATCATCACCTATTGCCACGAGTAAAGAAGGGTTGGATGTTCATTCTTCTACAAG ATTGACACCATTAAATTCTGTCAGATCAAGTGATGAAGTGCGTCCTGGTGACCAAACGGATCATGTTGGTTCTTGTGCCACACTTCCACAGTCAGATGTTCTTTCATTTTCTGAACACCAGCAGTCATCGATTGTTGACATTGGCCCGAGTCCTGGTGTTATTGGCGAGTACAGGACAAATGAGATGATTTCAAACAAGATTGCACATTCTGTGCCTCAACCCCAATATCAGGACAATTATGCTGTTCAGAACTTTAAG GCATACGAACCGGATTCTAAGTACGAGATGCCATTTATCACTAAATCTATTGATGGCGAAACAGTCCAAACTAGATCATATCCGTCGGAG ATCATGGGCTTACATCCTTCAAATGTCAATCAGTTATCTGTATCTTCAGCATCTCAACAACCAGTTCCCCAGATGTACCAACAGGTTCAAGTACCACAGTATCCAAGCTTTTTGCCGTATCGGCATGTTTTCTCTCCATATTACGTGCCTCCAGTGGCTGTCCCAAACTATTCAAGCAATCCTTCATTTCCTCAGTTGCCACATGCCAGCAACTACTTGGTAATGCCAAATGGAGCCTCTCATGAAATTGGCAGCATGAAGTTTGGAACTCCTCATCAGTACAAGCAAGTGTTCCCTGGCAGCCCTGCTGGATACGGTAGCTATGCAAATCAGAGTGGCTACCCTGTTAGTAACTGTATAATTGGCAGCACAGGTGCTGTTGAGGATGCCAGTATGAGTAAATACAAGGACAACAACAATATGTACACACCCAATCAACAG GCTGAAACAACGGATTTATGGATTCAGGCTCATAGGGACATTCCTAGCATGCCAACAACACCATTCTACAATATGATGGGACGACCAATGTCACCCCACACAGCATACTTGCCAGCACACAATGGTCATGCCCCTTTCAACCCAGCTCCACATCCTGCTCACTTGCAGTTCCCGGGCTTGCCACATCCATTGCAGCCTACATCGATGACCATGGTGCAGAATCCACAATCCATGGTACATCAGCCTGCTGGAAATATGGGCATTGATATGGCAGCCATGGCTCCTGGAGCTCAGGCTGGAGCATTTCCTGGAGCTCAGGTTGGTGCATTTCAGCAAAACCAACTCGGCCATCT
- the LOC100821170 gene encoding uncharacterized protein LOC100821170 isoform X3, giving the protein MDGATATATDAGRPLPRGSSCDVRNRQENYKENTSYQRSNDIRAHKERQSEWTKPGRVFNRNISRGGYSRSSFSGVTQEFRVVKDNRIKQKADGDTVPGSFHNGDSSSEHTVTNIGDKSSTEKLSDGHGTTQADNGHKVAAQAHGKEVKLSSDQRLEQSERMRTPLVGSHALQEKGKQNKELAAPSVTNNFTQELCCSSSDPIHVPPPGSRPVGTFGAIKREVGVVGARQRPSDIAATNISTSNSLATVTMVMKDNASSEHQSRLSVVPSKTSHSSSSVSLSSRPFLPSQVYSKPSIHVGHSKGNPHLEWKPKSVRPTSVNCAANVAPSSATSSADVHQVGMACLSKKLSQANVSKDERVIMPEHLKVPDNERTHLIFGTFESEAKSNASTSSPIATSKEGLDVHSSTRLTPLNSVRSSDEVRPGDQTDHVGSCATLPQSDVLSFSEHQQSSIVDIGPSPGVIGEYRTNEMISNKIAHSVPQPQYQDNYAVQNFKAYEPDSKYEMPFITKSIDGETVQTRSYPSEIMGLHPSNVNQLSVSSASQQPVPQMYQQVQVPQYPSFLPYRHVFSPYYVPPVAVPNYSSNPSFPQLPHASNYLVMPNGASHEIGSMKFGTPHQYKQVFPGSPAGYGSYANQSGYPVSNCIIGSTGAVEDASMSKYKDNNNMYTPNQQVCCLTG; this is encoded by the exons ATGGacggcgccaccgccaccgctaCTGACGCCGGTCGCCCCTTGCCCCGCG GTTCTTCCTGTGATGTCAGAAATAGACAAGAAAATTACAAAGAG AACACAAGCTACCAACGGTCCAATGATATTAGGGCACATAAGGAAAGGCAATCAGAATGGACAAAACCTGGAAGAGTTTTCAATCGAAACATCAGTAGAGGAGGTTATTCTCGAAGTTCATTCTCTG GAGTTACTCAGGAGTTTCGTGTTGTGAAAGACAACCGAATTAAACAGAAGGCAGATGGTGATACTGTACCAGGATCATTTCACAACGGAGACTCTAGCAGTGAACATACAGTTACGAATATTGGAGACAAAAG CTCAACTGAAAAGTTGTCTGATGGACATGGAACAACTCAAGCTGACAATGGACACAAAGTTGCTGCTCAAGCCCATGGTAAAGAAGTCAAGCTATCTAGCGATCAACGCCTGGAACAATCTGAAAGGATGAGAACACCTTTGGTTGGTTCACATGCACTTCAGGAAAAgggcaaacaaaacaaagaactaGCTGCACCATCAGTGACAAATAATTTTACTCAAGAACTTTGCTGTTCTTCATCAGATCCAATCCATGTACCTCCTCCTGGATCTAGACCAGTTGGAACATTTGGTGCCATAAAGCGTGAAGTTGGAGTAGTTGGTGCTAGGCAACGGCCTTCTGATATTGCAGCAACAAACATATCTACTTCAAACAGCTTAGCCACAGTGACAATGGTGATGAAGGATAATGCTTCAAGTGAACATCAATCTAGATTATCTGTTGTCCCATCAAAAACCTCCCATTCCAGTTCATCTGTTTCATTGAGCAGTAGGCCATTTCTGCCAAGTCAAGTCTATTCGAAGCCAAGCATCCATGTTGGTCATTCAAAAG GTAACCCACATTTGGAGTGGAAGCCAAAATCAGTCCGCCCCACTTCTGTTAATTGTGCAGCTAATGTTGCACCTTCCAGTGCTACATCATCTGCTGATGTTCATCAGGTGGGCATGGCTTGTTTGTCTAAGAAGCTTTCACAAGCTAATGTGTCTAAAGATGAACGTGTCATCATGCCTGAACACCTCAAGGTACCTGACAATGAAAGAACACATCTTATCTTTGGCACTTTTGAATCTGAAGCCAAGTCGAATGCTTCTACATCATCACCTATTGCCACGAGTAAAGAAGGGTTGGATGTTCATTCTTCTACAAG ATTGACACCATTAAATTCTGTCAGATCAAGTGATGAAGTGCGTCCTGGTGACCAAACGGATCATGTTGGTTCTTGTGCCACACTTCCACAGTCAGATGTTCTTTCATTTTCTGAACACCAGCAGTCATCGATTGTTGACATTGGCCCGAGTCCTGGTGTTATTGGCGAGTACAGGACAAATGAGATGATTTCAAACAAGATTGCACATTCTGTGCCTCAACCCCAATATCAGGACAATTATGCTGTTCAGAACTTTAAG GCATACGAACCGGATTCTAAGTACGAGATGCCATTTATCACTAAATCTATTGATGGCGAAACAGTCCAAACTAGATCATATCCGTCGGAG ATCATGGGCTTACATCCTTCAAATGTCAATCAGTTATCTGTATCTTCAGCATCTCAACAACCAGTTCCCCAGATGTACCAACAGGTTCAAGTACCACAGTATCCAAGCTTTTTGCCGTATCGGCATGTTTTCTCTCCATATTACGTGCCTCCAGTGGCTGTCCCAAACTATTCAAGCAATCCTTCATTTCCTCAGTTGCCACATGCCAGCAACTACTTGGTAATGCCAAATGGAGCCTCTCATGAAATTGGCAGCATGAAGTTTGGAACTCCTCATCAGTACAAGCAAGTGTTCCCTGGCAGCCCTGCTGGATACGGTAGCTATGCAAATCAGAGTGGCTACCCTGTTAGTAACTGTATAATTGGCAGCACAGGTGCTGTTGAGGATGCCAGTATGAGTAAATACAAGGACAACAACAATATGTACACACCCAATCAACAG GTGTGCTGTTTGACAGGCTGA